Proteins encoded by one window of Vitis vinifera cultivar Pinot Noir 40024 chromosome 10, ASM3070453v1:
- the LOC109123264 gene encoding uncharacterized protein LOC109123264 gives MEIENSTSATLGVHLTYGLTMASYRPHIWSGANYPVFTIYKDHENPPPSNHIIAHHRDASSAKDLDQSQKRLKT, from the exons ATGGAG ATTGAGAACTCTACTTCAGCAACACTAGGGGTTCATCTAACATATGGCCTGACAATGGCATCTTATCGCCCTCATATTTGGAGTGGTGCAAATTATCCTGTCTTTACTATCTATAAG GATCATGAGAACCCCCCTCCTAGCAATCATATAATTGCACATCACAGGGATGCAAGCAGTGCCAAGGACTTAGATCAATCACAAAAGAGACTGAAGACATAA